CCCCGAAACTCCACAAAATCTCCGATGGCTCCGTCCTCACCACCACTCTCTACCAGACCACCGGCCACGCCCCCGGTAATCTCGGCTTCGTCAACATCACCGATCTCCAAGGCGGCAAGGTCGGCTTCGGCTCCGCCGCTCCCGGCTCCAAGCTCGACTCCAGCTACACCAAATCCGTCAAGCAAATCCCCTACAACATCTCTGTTTTGGAGATCTCCGCTCCGGTCATCGCCCCCGGGATTCTGACCGCGCCGGCGCCGTCTGCCTCCGACACCAACATCACCGCCCTGCTGGAGAAAGCCGGCGCGAAGAAGTTCGCGTCGCTGATCGTTTCCACCGGCGTCATCAAGACGTACCAATCGGCGGCGGACAAGGGACTGACGATTTTCGCGCCAAACGATGAGGCGTTTAAGGCGAAGGGCGTCCCCGATCTGAGCAAGCTTACCAATGCCGAGCTCGTCTCCATCTTACAGTACCACGCCATTGCCGGTTACTCTCCGATCGGGTCTCTTAAGACCTCCAAGGCTCCAATCAGCACTCTCGCGACGAACGGAGCCGGAAAGTACGATCTCACAGTAACCACTGCCGGCGACCAGGTCACTCTCCACACCGGAGTCGGCTCGTCCCGAGTCGCCGACACGGTTCTGGACGCGACTCCCGTCGCCATCTTCACCGTCGACAATGTGCTGCTTCCATCAGAGCTCTTCGGCAAGTCTCCTTCGCCGGCGCCGGGCCCTGCCCCGGTATCCGCCCCTTCCCCGGCGCCGGTACTCGCTCCGGGACCGGCCTCAGTAGAAGCGCCGTCGCCTCTGGCCGCATCTCCGCCTGCGCCGCCTTCCGAGACGCCGGGGGGAGCTCCCGCGGACTCTCCGTCGGCTGAGTCGGCGAACAGCACCTCGGGGAACGGAGCTGGTCACGTGGCCTCACCTGCATTGCTGATGACCGTACTTGTCACTCTCTCGGCTGCTGCTATTTCCTCTATTGTCTTGTCCTGAACGGTAATTTTATgtcagttttaatttattttatctttaattttttGGTTGTTTGTACTTTGTAGTACTTTCAGGTATCATtgttactattttattttattttattttgtttactcCGCTGTTAAAGAGACCAGAGTGGTTTTTAtctgttaatttttatttattactttacctttttaatttattttatttttttaattttatgggtAGCTGCGCATTTTAGCAGTTGTGGCTGTTAGTTTGTGTGTAGGAGAGGAAACAATCGTGTGTGTCGCGTGGGCGTGCTATTATTATAAATATGAGGATTTGATTTCGCGCATGAAAACGTTTAAGATCAAGCGCATCGATTCGTGGATGTGACAGTAAGCAGACATGGGCCACGGTGATGGTGCTTTTttaagaatgaggatcctcCCCAGATCCTGTTTGTGAGGATTTTGAGGATccttgatagggattttactatCTTCAAAAGTAGGAATAAAATCTTTAGAgataaaatacttaaaaatactCGCACAAGCAAAGTTGTTCTTgattaaatgaataatttatgtaaaaattaattatttgaaaataagTTTAGAAGAAGTTTattttatgacctaa
This is a stretch of genomic DNA from Malus domestica chromosome 02, GDT2T_hap1. It encodes these proteins:
- the LOC103405827 gene encoding fasciclin-like arabinogalactan protein 8; translation: MASLSSRTLILLTLLSLAATIQSHNITDILSAFPDYSLYNSYLTQTRLADEINTHQTITVLVFNNAAISALAAKHPLSVIKNALSLHVLLDYYDAPKLHKISDGSVLTTTLYQTTGHAPGNLGFVNITDLQGGKVGFGSAAPGSKLDSSYTKSVKQIPYNISVLEISAPVIAPGILTAPAPSASDTNITALLEKAGAKKFASLIVSTGVIKTYQSAADKGLTIFAPNDEAFKAKGVPDLSKLTNAELVSILQYHAIAGYSPIGSLKTSKAPISTLATNGAGKYDLTVTTAGDQVTLHTGVGSSRVADTVLDATPVAIFTVDNVLLPSELFGKSPSPAPGPAPVSAPSPAPVLAPGPASVEAPSPLAASPPAPPSETPGGAPADSPSAESANSTSGNGAGHVASPALLMTVLVTLSAAAISSIVLS